One part of the Candidatus Methylomirabilota bacterium genome encodes these proteins:
- a CDS encoding pyridoxamine 5'-phosphate oxidase family protein, translating to MRLTKKVARLIDRERVCRVATVGRRGVPHLVPVCQVVAGGRIYFASGHDGKKALNLAENPRIALTVDLYAEDWTHLAGAMVQGRAALIRRGAKFRKIRARLYRKYPQYHSEAALDASDSVVVEVTPVRVFSWGLR from the coding sequence ATGCGCCTGACGAAGAAGGTCGCGCGGCTGATCGACCGGGAGCGGGTCTGTCGCGTCGCGACGGTGGGCCGCCGCGGCGTGCCGCACCTCGTCCCGGTCTGCCAGGTGGTCGCGGGCGGCAGGATCTACTTCGCCTCGGGCCACGACGGCAAGAAGGCGCTGAACCTCGCCGAGAACCCGCGCATCGCGCTCACCGTGGACCTCTACGCCGAGGACTGGACGCACCTCGCGGGGGCGATGGTCCAGGGGCGCGCGGCGCTGATCCGGCGCGGGGCGAAGTTCAGGAAGATCCGCGCGCGGCTCTACCGGAAGTATCCCCAGTACCACAGCGAGGCCGCGCTCGACGCGTCGGACTCGGTCGTCGTCGAGGTGACCCCGGTGCGGGTGTTCAGCTGGGGCTTGAGATAG
- a CDS encoding alpha/beta hydrolase yields MIRNVVTTRDRVRIHYRRLGRGPGLVLLHGYPQTGHMWRKVLAALAERFTVVAPDLRGYGDSDRPAAGYDKRTMAADVADVITALGIGPVVLVGHDRGGRVAHRFALDHPALLTRLVILDIAPTYDVFTSTDMKSARARWHWFFHQVPDLPEALTAGREDVYLRSMYRSGAHNPAAIEEEAVQEYVRCFRQPGAMRAGFEDYRAGATLDMEHDGADRDKKIGVPTLVLWGGARAAQAPDMLGVWRARCAATVEGFAVPECGHYIPEERPDVVIDAVLKFGGVR; encoded by the coding sequence ATGATCCGGAACGTCGTGACCACGCGCGACCGGGTGCGGATCCACTACCGGCGGCTCGGGCGGGGCCCGGGCCTGGTGCTGCTCCACGGCTACCCGCAGACGGGCCACATGTGGCGCAAGGTGCTCGCCGCGCTCGCCGAGCGCTTCACCGTCGTGGCGCCGGACCTCCGCGGCTACGGCGACTCCGACCGTCCCGCCGCGGGCTACGACAAGCGCACGATGGCCGCCGACGTCGCCGACGTGATCACCGCGCTCGGCATCGGTCCCGTGGTCCTCGTCGGCCACGACCGGGGCGGGCGCGTCGCCCACCGCTTCGCCCTCGATCACCCGGCGCTCCTCACGCGCCTCGTGATCCTCGACATCGCGCCGACCTACGACGTCTTCACGTCCACCGACATGAAGAGCGCGCGCGCCCGCTGGCACTGGTTCTTCCACCAGGTGCCCGACCTGCCCGAGGCCCTCACCGCCGGGCGCGAGGACGTCTACCTGCGCTCCATGTACCGGTCGGGTGCCCACAATCCGGCCGCGATCGAGGAGGAGGCGGTCCAGGAGTACGTGCGCTGCTTCCGCCAGCCGGGCGCGATGCGCGCGGGGTTCGAGGACTACCGCGCGGGCGCGACGCTCGACATGGAGCACGACGGCGCCGACCGCGACAAGAAGATCGGCGTCCCGACGCTCGTGCTCTGGGGCGGGGCCAGGGCCGCGCAGGCGCCCGACATGCTCGGCGTCTGGCGGGCGCGCTGTGCCGCCACGGTGGAGGGCTTCGCCGTGCCCGAGTGCGGCCATTACATCCCCGAGGAGCGGCCCGACGTCGTGATCGACGCGGTGCTCAAGTTCGGCGGGGTGCGCTGA